From Novosphingobium sp. MMS21-SN21R, the proteins below share one genomic window:
- the cofC gene encoding 2-phospho-L-lactate guanylyltransferase, with amino-acid sequence MNWTAIVPLKAAADRKTRLAGALDGTEKAALAEGMADHVIATLADVPAIASIRVLSPESGDIPGTIWEPDHGKGLNAELDRVCAALAGERMVIVHADLPLLTADDINALLGAAEGAGAAIATDRHGMGTNALAMREATGVGFTFGPDSLVRHLERLPHAAVLRRDGLAIDIDTADDIAAARGALPLGRW; translated from the coding sequence ATGAACTGGACCGCCATCGTTCCGCTGAAGGCGGCAGCGGACCGCAAGACCCGTTTGGCGGGCGCGCTTGATGGTACGGAAAAGGCGGCGCTGGCAGAAGGCATGGCGGATCACGTGATCGCCACGCTTGCGGACGTTCCGGCCATCGCTTCGATCCGCGTGCTTTCGCCTGAATCGGGCGACATTCCCGGCACCATCTGGGAGCCTGATCACGGCAAGGGGCTGAACGCCGAGCTGGACCGCGTGTGTGCTGCGCTGGCGGGTGAGCGCATGGTGATCGTCCACGCCGATCTGCCGTTGCTCACGGCTGACGACATAAACGCGCTGCTCGGAGCAGCGGAAGGTGCCGGCGCAGCGATTGCGACCGACCGGCACGGTATGGGCACCAACGCATTGGCCATGCGTGAAGCCACTGGCGTCGGCTTCACCTTCGGGCCAGACAGTCTGGTGCGGCACCTTGAGCGCCTGCCCCATGCGGCGGTCCTGCGGCGCGACGGGCTGGCAATCGACATCGATACGGCAGACGATATTGCCGCCGCGCGAGGTGCCCTTCCTTTGGGAAGGTGGTGA